A stretch of Triticum aestivum cultivar Chinese Spring chromosome 1D, IWGSC CS RefSeq v2.1, whole genome shotgun sequence DNA encodes these proteins:
- the LOC123182196 gene encoding pleckstrin homology domain-containing protein 1, which produces MAASLWRAVMGSSSSSSSGGVDDPAAGGVEFWHGAERAGWLTKQGEYIKTWRRRWFVLKQGRLFWFKDAAVTRGSVPRGIIPVSSCLTVKGAEDVLNRQFAFELSTPAETMYFIADAEKEKEEWINSIGRSIVQHSRSVTDAEVVDYDSRPQPPPQPKKSEASEPSE; this is translated from the coding sequence ATGGCGGCCAGCCTGTGGCGCGCGGTCatgggctcctcctcctcctcctcgtcgggcgGCGTCGACGACCCGGCGGCTGGCGGCGTGGAGTTCTGGCACGGGGCGGAGCGCGCGGGGTGGCTGACCAAGCAGGGCGAGTACATCAAGACGTGGCGGCGGCGCTGGTTCGTGCTCAAGCAGGGCCGGCTCTTCTGGTTCAAGGACGCCGCCGTCACGCGCGGCTCCGTGCCCCGCGGGATCATCCCCGTCTCCTCCTGCCTCACCGTCAAGGGCGCCGAGGACGTGCTCAACCGCCAGTTCGCCTTCGAGCTCTCCACCCCGGCCGAGACCATGTACTTCATCGCCGACgccgagaaggagaaggaggagtggATCAACTCCATCGGCCGATCCATCGTGCAGCACTCCCGCTCCGTCACCGACGCCGAGGTCGTTGACTACGACAGCCGCCCCCAGCCCCCGCCGCAGCCCAAGAAGAGCGAGGCCAGCGAGCCGTCAGAGTAA